The genomic region TACTGACATTGGAGGTGCTCTGGGCACTAACCTTCCTTCACATCAATTGTGATCCAGATCCAGAATCTACCAATGCAACATCTGTCACAGCCTTGCCCAAAAGGTGGCAGCCTCCCAGGATGTGCCCCAGCTGCAATGGTGCAAATATCCCTATATTATGCCTTGTTAAATTCACTTTCCATTCAGAAAGTAATTCCAGTGAAGGAATTCATATTTCGTGCCTTGAGTTTTTTGAAAAGGCAAAGTCCTTAGATAGGAATCAGACTATGCAGACCCTGCCCAGTCCTCTATTTTATAGAGGTCAGTGCTAAAATTGGATGCCCTCATTGCTCATGTGAAAAGATTTTCTTTCTTGAGTGCATTAATTAGCAATGAGAAATACTTTAAAAATCCTGATCCAGTTTCACAGATTCCCAATCCTGATTAGATTTTTTAATTTACTTCCCTCTGTTCAGGGTAGAATagcatcaaaatttattttaacatCCGGTCTTTTTTCATGTTTGGTGGCAGAAACCATGGATTGTGCAGGGAAAATCAAAACCCTTGGTCATCTGCTACAATCAAAGAACTGTCGCTTCTACCAGATAACATACAAAGCATACCATGCCAGCCTTTCCCACCTAGAGTAATAGATCTTCACTTAAAGTCAGGTAATGACCAGCGAGAAAGAATAAAGAGGCTGTGCTGGAAATGAAGGTTCCCTTTCAGCAAAGTAGAGGTAAATAAGAAATCCTTCTCATATTTTAACAATTTGTCAAAATATTAAGGAAAAGCCCATTTCTGTCTGAGAGCCATGGCTGATCTTTATTCTGACTCTTATATTTGCTGTGTATGATAGTCTCCTCCAGCTGTGCTTTGGTTCTGCATATCATGTTGACTAGATAATTGATCTTGATGAATATACATTTTCAACAGAACTAGAGCCACCAAAGCTTGAAAATAAGATGCCATCAGAACAAGTAATATTATGAACAGAAGATCATACAGAGCTATAAACACCCCATTGAACATTTTTGATGTCATTGCCATTGAAGACCAAGTAAACCTCTATCTGCAGGCCCATTATCTTGCTCTACATGGTTTTCCATAACATAAGCTCCATTCAAATACCACCCCCTTAGCTAAATCTGGTTTTTCTATAAGATCTCATAAAACCTGGGATTTATCTGAATATAATAAAGGTGTATAGATTGCACACGTGATTTGTGTTGGATAGCCAATCGCTTTGGTAAAGAAAAACATTCATTTGATATTTGGTCAAAAATAAACATGCTGGATGCTAAAGGAATTTGTCCATATCCATTTTCCAATTGAAAAGGTTTCTACAGATAAAGTGCAAGGGCTTTGAACAGTCTGGAACTACAAAAATTAATTCAGCTGCACCTTCCTAGACATCACATCAACACATTAATCATCTAGGTGCGATCATGAGGCTTGCCCCATTGGTGCTGCTGATGATTGCACTTAAAAGTATAGCTTCAGATACAAAATGGTGTGGTGACGATAATAATGATGCCCAAGTAGTTCAAGATTTCATGGCACACTACTCTTCCATTGATTATCATTCCTGTGATCTGATCTTAATTGTTAATGCCAAAGCTTATTTTCCAAAGCAATGCAGCTGTTAATGTTGTTGATAGTTTATGTCCTTACAGTTTTTCTAACTTAAGTTTTCCTAAAATAACTATTGTTGATTTGCTGAAATGTTACCtcaaataatgttttattttccaatttttcaCAATTTATTTTTTGATAGCATTGTGTATGAAAAGTGGCACATAATAATGCCAATGACTCCGTCATGCATATTTATCAATAATAATGAGTAAAGTCCTTTGAAATTTACTTTTTTGCTGATGAACGTTAGTTCAGGTAAAGCTTATGTTTGCAGGCTTGGGCTATCATTaaagtttgtgaagagctttgcaACCAGTTCAATTAGGATGTATATGTCGTTTCTAGAAAGTTCCTTGGAACAGTTTTGACAGCTACCTGACCTGGGTAAtatctttttaaataaaatataaacaaaaaaattgaTATTCCTTCACACGTTTCTTATAATTTGTCAATGGTGTCCTTGGCATGCACATATAGAAGACATCACTCGAATTCATGACATTGACAATTTAAATTACACCACATCAAAACCATAACCATTAGACAACTTCAAGACACATATTTTACCCACATGTAAAGCAATCACCTATAAGCCCTTACAGAATGAGCACGTCATGCTAATCAGGTTCTATAGCCTCCAGTACGCAttcttggatttttattttttctaatcaACATCTGAAAAACTGTTGTGAACCTTCACTCTAAAGAGCCATCTAGAAACAGCTAAACAGCTAAAGACCTAGGACTTATAAACATAATGCAAAATGAAACAACCTCGTCAATCTTCTGTCGAAGGATATTACATTATATCCATCAGCAGGACTCACAATGCACACTAGTAGGCATTGAAGCTAGTCCCTTATTGAAAGAACTAAGATTCAAGGCATTAAGTATCAAATGGTAGTTGACCTGCAACATATCTTACATTCATGGCATTATGTATTAAATGGTAGTCGACCTGTCTCTACTATCACTAGTATAACAAGGGTAGAACTTGCACCACGGGCTGACACCACTTTGCTTTTGAACTCCCTTCCAACATCCTTGACAACATTGAAGGACATTGTGGATGAAGTTTCACAATAACATACAGCATGTTGACGGTTTGTACCCAAAAGTTCGTGAAGGTGATAACCtgcattttaaatataatttaatgagACAATTTAAACCTGCAGAATAGAAAAGCTTTGCATTCAATTTCTCTAACATGTTTTAGTATTGCTATACTGAAATTCAAGTTGCATACCCAAAAGTAGAGTCCCAACACAAACGGGAAAAGCATACCTTGTACCCGGGAGATGTGGCAATGCAATTGCCCTTGAATATAACGATGCTTTCTGTAATCCCTGCAGAGCTATATATTTGAAGGCGAAACTCCAGGAAGTAGACAGATTTTCCTGGAAAGCACCCTAAGTTTCCAAGCGAAACTCCAGGAAGTAGACAGATTTTCCTGGAAAGCACCCTAAGTACCTATGTCTAACCATGTAACCTACAGTTATATATTAGGTTAAGCCATTCACTTGAGAATCATAACAACCAGTCAAACACAGATCTCCTTTATATATCCCTTTCATTTTCCATACAAAAACTAGGAAATGTGGGGAGAGAGACTGTTAACTTCACAGAATGCTAGAAACAGGGTACGAGACAACTTACAAAAGGTTAAAGAACCAGGTGGTTGATAAAGGTAACTTGGCTTAAACCATGAAAGAACTTCCAAACTGAGCAAACAAAAGAGGCTATGCAAGTGGAGGAGAGCTCTACTCTATTGAGCTCTATTTTAAAAGATAGAAAGGTATGGAAGTATTTATGGAGAAATATAACAAGGGAACCGTCCAAAAACTTGACAGTTACTTCAAAGTAGAAAAGCCATGCAATGTCCAACAATTTCTTTCATTCAAAAACAGCAGCATGTCGGGCAAATTAAGAACACCAAAAGTGAGCATGTCTTTCCTCCTCATGTTTGCTAGAACTCTTCAGAGCTATCAAGCGGACGGAAATTTACAACAGGGTATGCCGAAATGTCATCCCACTTTACAGATATTGTACAACTGGAAATATATTGATCCTCCAGGCAATTGAGAACATTCATGCAatccatgtcctgtgaaaggttgATAGACCATCAGTCAACCAAAAGAACAACTGTAATTTTCTTTTGAACTAAAAGAAAATTCTGACTATTCATCTTTAAAATAATCAACATTGCAACTATCTATTTTAGTTTGGGATTCTGCCCCTTACAATTCTAAAGTTGCTTTCTTGTGTTAATGCAAATGTTGCATAATGTGTGTTTGGTGTGAGTAAACATCATCTGCAATAATTAAAAGGGGTTTCCTagtaaaacaaccaaaaacattacATCTAATTTTAATTTGTCATTAGAACAGAGAACAGGAGCGTACCTGAATAACTCCAGTACTGATCATGCAATCTGCATATACAACAGTCTTATGTCTTTGCTGAAGAGTGCTCTAACCACCTACTTGAaagaaaatttaatattttttctttttctttttttctgtttttttttttttggttctctCTTTTTAAACTCTTGGCTGACATGTACCATACAATGGCAAAGAGCAGTGAAAAGTACCCTTCACTATCCTCATTCACAAGGCTTGGCAATCTGTACAAGTTGCAAGTCTAGTGACCTCATGTCACGGCTTCATGTTATGCACTCACTGTTACAACCTATTACCAGGGAGCATTGTTAATTATAGATTACTTGAGGCACCGTTACTGCACTTATCTACAACTATACAATTATCCATCTGAATCTTTCTTCTTATCAATCACCAAGATCCAGGTGTAAGATCCGCTTTAAATTCTTGGTGGCAGATGCAACATCTGCTACAAAGCCTTGTACAACTACAGGCGTCACTTCTCTTGAAGGAGAAGTAGGCACTGACCAGGATGATGTGCATAAAGCCTCAGTACTCAAGGCATCACTGAATTCGCTGCTTGTGGATGGCGGCTCCAAGGAAACACTTCTCATTTGTCGCATTGAAAATTTGGGAAATGGCAATGAGCTTGGTGGAGGGGAATTCGAGTATGCAGGCCCCGCCCAGTTCTCAGTTGGAGAGGGTGGTGGTGAGATTGAAGAGACCTCATTGCTCGTGTTTATTTCATAACTTGGATTAGGAGACTTTCTTTCTGACCTCTGTTTAGGAATGGGAACTGCTCTGCAATTCTGTGATCCAGTTTCCACAGGTTTCCAATCACAACCAGTTCTCTTTCTATTCATGGCAGAATGACACAAACTTCTGTTCTTCATATCCGATCTTGAagttcttccattttcatattttgatGGCCGAGGATGGCGTGGAAATACAAACCCTTGGTCGGTTGCTTGGATTGAAGAATCATTGCTTTCAAAGGATAATTTACAGGGAGTACTGTGCCATCTCCTCCCAGGCGATGTGACAGATCCTTCATGAAAAGTAACTGATGGAGTATATGAACGAAGAATTGGCTTCTCGTTTGGAAAAACTGGAGAAGATGAGCAACTCTTCTCGTGTTGGTGTAACTTACCTGGATTCGAAGAAAAACCTCTTTCAGAGCCATTAATTTTAGTATTCCTCTCTTGTTGCTGGGATGACTTAACTGCGGGATTTTCCCACTGTTTTTCACATTTATTCTGTGAATAGCATTCTGCCCCAATTAATCTATGGTTATGCGCATGGGCAAATTGATCTTGTGCAGGAAGAACAAGAGTTTCCATTGTTAAATATTAGCAACAGCTCGCACTGAGAGTTAAAGCCACGTAATCATCAAGTTCCTAACACGAAATACCTTGCCAGACCAGCAGCCTTTGTCACCACAAAAGGCAAATTAAACCAATGTCGAATCTCACAAACACATCCTATGGAACATGCCACTCCTATTGAACACGATGAAATTCCATTCATAGGCCCATTCTCTAACTGTTTGACATGTATGAACAATAAAATCCTTCGGCAAACTTTTTTCTTTGCAGCATTCCTCAAAGATCGCCAATACTCATTGAAGATCCTTTAAAAATTCCATCCACCTTTCCAGCGTTTCCGAACAAAGAATCGGAAGCTAAATCTGCCGAAAATCAATCTACCTTGCACTGAAATCCTTAAATTAAATCGGATCCCACAAATCCGGCCAACTCAACAGTTGAATTTGTGCTCTATAACAGTATTTTCACAAAGAATACATGATGACAGCAGAAAATTTGTCATACAAGACACAGAAATCTAAAATTTACATCTCCACTCGAACATGCGGGCAAATGCAAAGCTCCTGTAATATTTTTCGGGAGGAAAAAACGTCAGAAACTACGGTAACACTATTCAAGCGAAAACTACACTCcagaaacatttaaaaaatttccttTATTTTTTACGAACACTAATACCATAAAGTCCATCCAATACGCCCACTTTTTTAGTTAAAGCTTTC from Cryptomeria japonica chromosome 3, Sugi_1.0, whole genome shotgun sequence harbors:
- the LOC131033645 gene encoding uncharacterized protein LOC131033645, with the translated sequence METLVLPAQDQFAHAHNHRLIGAECYSQNKCEKQWENPAVKSSQQQERNTKINGSERGFSSNPGKLHQHEKSCSSSPVFPNEKPILRSYTPSVTFHEGSVTSPGRRWHSTPCKLSFESNDSSIQATDQGFVFPRHPRPSKYENGRTSRSDMKNRSLCHSAMNRKRTGCDWKPVETGSQNCRAVPIPKQRSERKSPNPSYEINTSNEVSSISPPPSPTENWAGPAYSNSPPPSSLPFPKFSMRQMRSVSLEPPSTSSEFSDALSTEALCTSSWSVPTSPSREVTPVVVQGFVADVASATKNLKRILHLDLGD